In the Danio rerio strain Tuebingen ecotype United States chromosome 8, GRCz12tu, whole genome shotgun sequence genome, one interval contains:
- the LOC141375917 gene encoding uncharacterized protein yields the protein MGFINHLHPTPITRKFLEKMQRAYEFISTKEQHNSPSQEQSNSSIVEQSESLTVKHPESLIVKHQESHTVEQPERHTVEQPECDNTEHLESLTVEQPESHNTEHLESLTVELPKSYTVEHPESLTVEWLERHTMEHPKSLTEEQPESHTVEHWESHTVEHWESHTVEHLDSLTVEQPKSHTVEHTESLTVEQPESHTIEHQESHCEAAGEPHCEAAGEPHRGAAGEPHRGASGEPHHGVVRQKGV from the exons ATGGGTTTCATAAACCATCTGCACCCAACTCCTATCACAAGAAAATTTCTGGAGAAGATGCAAAGGGCTTACGAATTTATCTCGACTAAAG AGCAGCACAACAGCCCCAGTCAGGAGCAGAGCAACAGTTCCATTGTGGAGCAGTCAGAGAGCCTCACCGTGAAGCATCCGGAGAGCCTCATCGTAAAACATCAGGAGAGCCACACTGTGGAGCAGCCAGAGAGACACACCGTGGAGCAGCCAGAGTGCGACAATACGGAGCATCTGGAGAGCCTCACTGTGGAGCAGCCAGAGAGCCACAATACGGAGCATCTGGAGAGCCTCACTGTGGAGCTGCCAAAGAGCTACACTGTGGAGCATCCAGAGAGCCTCACTGTGGAGTGGCTGGAGAGGCACACCATGGAGCATCCAAAGAGCCTCACTGAGGAGCAGCCGGAGAGCCACACCGTTGAGCATTGGGAGAGCCACACCGTGGAGCATTGGGAGAGCCACACCGTGGAGCATCTGGACAGCCTCACTGTGGAGCAGCCAAAGAGCCACACCGTGGAGCATACGGAGAGCCTCACTGTGGAGCAGCCGGAGAGCCACACCATTGAGCATCAGGAGAGTCACTGTGAAGCAGCCGGAGAGCCACACTGTGAAGCAGCCGGAGAGCCACACCGTGGAGCAGCCGGAGAGCCACACCGTGGAGCATCCGGAGAGCCTCACCATGGAGTAGTCAGACAGAAAGGAGTCTGA